The Aeromicrobium tamlense nucleotide sequence CACGGCCCGCGAGGACCTCGCCCTTGGGGATCAGGACCGATCCGGGGATGCGGTTGATCTCGTACTCGTTCGGCTCGCGCACGTCGACCAGGACGAAGTCCCGACCACCGTCGCCGCGCTCCTTGAGCCAGCTCTCGAGCGTGGCGACCGAGATCGTCGAGTCGGCCGCGGCGTCGGCGGCCTCGTCGCTGATCGCGCCGCAGAACGCCTCGTAGTCGCCCAGCAGCTCGGTCGGCAGCACGCCGTTCGGGTCGCGGCGGACCTTGAGCGTCGTGTACCGCATCTCGAGCGCGTCGTAGACCATGAGGCGGCCGATCAGCGGATCGCCGATGCCGGTGATCAGCTTGATCGCCTCGGTGACCATGATCGAGCCGATCGAGGCGCACAGGACGCCCAGCACGCCGCCCTCGGCGCACGACGGGACCATGCCCGGCGGCGGCGGCTCGGGGTAGAGATCGCGGTACTGCGGACCCTCCTGCGCCCAGAAGACCGAGACCTGGCCCTCGAAGCGGTAGATCGAGCCCCACACGTACGGCTTGTTGAGGATGACGGCCGCGTCGTTCACGAGGTAGCGCGTCGCGAAGTTGTCGGTGCCGTCGAGGATCAGGTCGTACTGGCTGAAGATGTCCAGCACGTTGTCGTTGTCCAGGCGCACGTGGTGCGTGATGACGTTGACGTAGGGGTTGGCCTCCGCGACCGCCTCCGCGGCGCTCTGCACCTTCGGCTTGTCGATGTCGGACTGCCCGTGGATGATCTGGCGCTGCAGGTTGGACTCGTCGACGACGTCGTCGTCG carries:
- the moeZ gene encoding adenylyltransferase/sulfurtransferase MoeZ; this translates as MVAPLVEPADELTIDEVRRYSRHLIIPDVGMTGQKRLKNAKVLVIGAGGLGSPALLYLAAAGVGTLGIIDDDVVDESNLQRQIIHGQSDIDKPKVQSAAEAVAEANPYVNVITHHVRLDNDNVLDIFSQYDLILDGTDNFATRYLVNDAAVILNKPYVWGSIYRFEGQVSVFWAQEGPQYRDLYPEPPPPGMVPSCAEGGVLGVLCASIGSIMVTEAIKLITGIGDPLIGRLMVYDALEMRYTTLKVRRDPNGVLPTELLGDYEAFCGAISDEAADAAADSTISVATLESWLKERGDGGRDFVLVDVREPNEYEINRIPGSVLIPKGEVLAGRAFDQLPQDKQVVLHCKSGVRSAEALAVLKGAGYSDAVHVGGGVVAWVNQIDPSQPNY